In a genomic window of Selenomonas ruminantium subsp. lactilytica TAM6421:
- a CDS encoding deoxyuridine 5'-triphosphate nucleotidohydrolase has translation MEKFAAENIMHLLMEATQRSIKKTINEAARAGLPKGQVERLAQLEMAEHRGLIDEMHELVKNPRGFEVAHGFEDKGVKLPKRATILSAGYDFRALSDVTIEPHKTAKVETGVKAYMMGDEALMLYPRSSMGIKRGINLANGVAVIDADYYNNKDNDGHIIICLYNMTDNPQVIKAGERIAQGVFTKYHTAGDIPCNIRTGGTGSTDA, from the coding sequence ATGGAAAAATTCGCAGCTGAAAACATTATGCACCTTCTGATGGAGGCTACTCAGCGTAGCATCAAAAAAACCATCAATGAAGCAGCCAGGGCTGGACTGCCGAAAGGGCAGGTGGAGCGGCTGGCTCAACTCGAAATGGCGGAACACAGGGGACTTATCGACGAAATGCACGAATTGGTCAAGAACCCGCGTGGCTTTGAGGTGGCACACGGCTTTGAAGATAAGGGCGTGAAGCTGCCGAAAAGGGCGACCATCCTGTCAGCTGGCTATGATTTCAGAGCATTGTCCGATGTGACGATTGAACCTCACAAAACAGCCAAGGTAGAAACAGGCGTAAAGGCTTATATGATGGGCGACGAGGCACTTATGCTTTATCCACGTTCCAGCATGGGCATTAAGCGCGGGATCAACCTTGCAAACGGCGTAGCGGTAATCGATGCCGACTATTACAACAACAAGGACAACGATGGCCATATCATCATTTGTCTTTATAATATGACGGACAACCCACAGGTCATCAAGGCCGGGGAGCGTATCGCGCAGGGCGTTTTCACGAAATACCA